One window of the Rhipicephalus sanguineus isolate Rsan-2018 chromosome 2, BIME_Rsan_1.4, whole genome shotgun sequence genome contains the following:
- the LOC125757448 gene encoding uncharacterized protein LOC125757448 produces MVLREDAVPVVQPTRRVPYALRKPLKKELDRMCAANIIEKVEEPSDWYVPGSKLVVADTLSRIPAQEHPGKGTTDVEVHAVGVLTSSVGPASLSRLQAATASDETLQDVISRLQSSIPRTISSPHFPRSNGLAEKGVQVVKRILDKTERSKEDFYLGLLNYRVCPLEDGRSPAELLMGRSLRTLLPDFSVSPPRAEQQKPSLKKGRNTCVPALLPPDLEAPGA; encoded by the exons ATGGTGCTTCGAGAGGACGCTGTCCCCGTAGTACAGCCAACCCGGCGCGTGCCTTACGCACTCAGAAAGCCACTCAAGAAAGAGCTCGACCGGATGTGTGCCGCGAACATCATTGAAAAAGTGGAAGAGCCGTCGGACTGG TATGTTCCAGGCAGCAAATTAGTTGTTGCTGACACCTTGTCAAGAATCCCAGCCCAGGAACACCCAGGCAAGGGCACAACAGATGTTGAAGTTCATGCTGTTGGCGTCCTTACTTCAAGTGTGGGTCCAGCCAGTCTCTCCCGTCTGCAGGCAGCAACGGCCAGTGATGAAACGCTGCAAGATGTCATTTCGAGATTGCAGTCGTCAATCCCA CGTACTATTTCAAGTCCGCATTTTCCCAGATCCAATGGACTCGCCGAGAAGGGCGTTCAAGTGGTCAAGCGGATTCTGGACAAGACGGAGAGGAGTAAAGAGGATTTCTATTTGGGCCTTCTGAACTACAGGGTGTGTCCTCTTGAGGATGGCCGGTCGCCAGCAGAGCTGCTGATGGGACGAAGTCTCAGAACGCTGCTTCCAGATTTCTCAGTGTCACCCCCAAG AGCTGAACAACAGAAACCTTCCCTGAAGAAAGGTCGGAACACATGTGTACCGGCACTGCTACCACCGGACTTGGAGGCGCCCGGCGCCTGA